In Campylobacter mucosalis, a single window of DNA contains:
- the thyX gene encoding FAD-dependent thymidylate synthase: MKITLLNHTPLNICSHAIRTCWQSFEKGDNGGEKDIELIDRVGNKFKHASTLEHLYYNFYIQGISRALLQELARHRIASLSVKSTRYTLKELKKEPKFELNDFENASRYIVLTGNELVDNASIKALENLREILATTTTSLDIVKFCLPECYKTELTWSINARSLQNFLSLRSNKSALWEIRNLANELYNALPDEHKFIFENCIKDEKLSE, from the coding sequence ATGAAAATCACACTTTTAAATCACACTCCGTTAAATATCTGCTCGCACGCTATTAGGACTTGTTGGCAGAGTTTTGAAAAGGGCGATAATGGCGGCGAAAAGGACATCGAGCTAATTGACAGGGTTGGTAATAAATTTAAACACGCTTCGACTTTGGAGCATTTGTATTACAACTTTTATATCCAGGGTATCTCTCGTGCTTTGCTTCAGGAGTTAGCTCGTCACAGGATAGCAAGTCTTAGCGTAAAATCCACTCGCTACACACTAAAAGAGCTAAAAAAAGAGCCAAAATTTGAGCTAAATGACTTTGAGAATGCAAGTAGATACATAGTACTTACAGGTAACGAACTTGTCGATAATGCAAGTATTAAAGCACTTGAAAATTTGCGTGAAATTCTAGCTACCACAACAACTAGCCTTGATATTGTCAAATTTTGTTTACCAGAGTGCTACAAGACCGAGCTTACGTGGAGCATAAATGCTAGAAGTTTACAAAATTTTCTCTCTCTTCGCTCAAACAAATCAGCTCTTTGGGAGATTAGAAATTTAGCAAATGAGCTTTATAACGCCTTGCCAGATGAGCATAAGTTTATATTTGAAAATTGTATAAAAGATGAAAAATTAAGCGAGTAA
- a CDS encoding Crp/Fnr family transcriptional regulator, translating to MGTSRLGLPVNNALKLLDQKSSLKHELFAKSAVLYTQTPKLVLLKTGSAKLCFFEDGEEFILYNIQKENLTILDDTCAIEFLEESEVFSVGIDEMDKLLSDKGFALNFTDSLIYIIILQRQIIRSILFESAKGRIANFLIELATEQDLVQNGYYYIFLPFSLKVLSSFVGLKRQSASTIFNELIKDDIIRRLSPHEFLIVNFEKLKSYTN from the coding sequence ATGGGTACTTCTAGGCTTGGGCTACCTGTAAATAACGCCCTTAAACTACTTGATCAAAAGTCGTCACTAAAACACGAGTTGTTTGCAAAATCGGCCGTTTTGTATACTCAAACTCCAAAGCTGGTGCTGTTAAAAACTGGCTCGGCAAAGCTCTGTTTTTTTGAAGATGGTGAAGAATTCATACTTTATAACATCCAAAAAGAGAATTTAACCATACTAGATGATACCTGTGCCATTGAGTTTTTAGAGGAGAGCGAGGTTTTTAGCGTCGGCATAGATGAGATGGATAAGCTTTTATCTGATAAGGGTTTTGCCCTAAATTTCACAGATTCGCTAATCTATATCATCATACTTCAAAGGCAGATTATCCGCTCGATACTCTTTGAGAGTGCAAAGGGTCGCATCGCAAATTTTTTAATCGAACTAGCAACCGAGCAGGATTTGGTGCAAAATGGCTATTATTACATATTTTTGCCATTTTCTCTTAAGGTGCTTTCATCTTTTGTAGGGCTTAAGCGTCAAAGTGCCTCGACGATTTTTAACGAGCTAATCAAAGATGACATCATAAGGCGGTTAAGTCCACACGAATTTTTAATAGTAAATTTTGAAAAGCTAAAGAGCTACACTAACTAA
- the fdhF gene encoding formate dehydrogenase subunit alpha — protein sequence MESIVKTTCPYCGTGCGIDLVVKNGKIVDAKPTDNHHVNDGQLCLKGMFGWEFVNSKKRLTKPLIRKKNGVYDKHGELVEVSFEEAYEFVADKFKTITQKYGSDAIMGFSSARSNNEDNYVFSKFFRALGSNNVDHCARLUHAPTVAGLANTLGNGTMTNDLVEFATDTDVFLLIGTNTSECHPIIAMQMQRGLERGAKMIVIDPKRTDMAKKADLYLQIPIGANIKTLNTMINVIINENLQDDEFIKNYTQGYEYVKEAVKDFTPERFERETGVSAELITNAARMYAKAGTAAICYTMGITQFTDGTSNVFSLSNLALITGNLGKKGAGVNPLRGQNNVQGACDMGALPNVIPAGTVNSTYAQEQARKVWHFELNPKPGIKLTQAPDKMDSGELKLLYVFGENPVMSDPWTEHFVHAVHHLDCFIVQDLFLTESAQKADVVLPAAGWGEKDGTFINTSRRVQRTRKASEPVNGVEPDWKVVCNIANKMGLDGFNFGNVEQVWNELRELMPKFFGGISYYRLEKLGGISWPCPDEDHPGTPVLYTDKNSMLEDKKFRFAPVIYVDDKQKRADAEHEFRARLGIPDSYPVGSGTLSETPDEVYPCLFTTGRKVFHYHTGTMTRECPALEYGAGVEGALIEVSPDIARERELEEGCYALVENKRGKIAAKLRINPDLKEGTIFTTFHYSEADGNELANASDPDPLSGITPLKMTIANIRKLNEDEFIKFREQNEMSMHSERPYLSVKR from the coding sequence ATGGAGAGTATCGTAAAAACTACCTGCCCCTATTGTGGGACGGGTTGCGGTATCGATCTTGTCGTTAAAAACGGCAAAATCGTAGATGCCAAACCTACAGATAATCATCACGTAAATGATGGGCAACTCTGTTTAAAAGGTATGTTTGGCTGGGAATTTGTAAATTCCAAAAAACGGCTAACAAAACCACTTATCCGTAAGAAAAACGGTGTTTATGACAAACACGGCGAACTTGTCGAAGTAAGTTTTGAAGAGGCTTACGAATTTGTCGCAGATAAGTTTAAAACCATAACTCAAAAGTATGGTAGTGACGCCATTATGGGATTTAGCTCGGCTAGATCAAACAACGAAGATAACTATGTCTTTTCAAAATTCTTTAGGGCATTAGGTAGCAACAACGTAGATCACTGTGCTCGTCTTTGACACGCTCCAACAGTAGCAGGTCTTGCTAACACACTTGGAAACGGAACGATGACAAATGATCTTGTTGAGTTTGCAACAGATACAGATGTATTTTTACTAATAGGCACAAACACGAGCGAATGCCATCCGATAATCGCTATGCAAATGCAACGTGGTCTAGAGCGTGGTGCTAAGATGATAGTAATAGATCCAAAACGCACAGATATGGCAAAAAAGGCGGATTTATATCTTCAAATTCCAATCGGTGCAAATATCAAAACTCTAAACACTATGATAAACGTCATAATAAATGAAAATTTACAAGATGATGAGTTTATCAAAAACTATACGCAAGGTTATGAGTATGTAAAAGAGGCCGTTAAAGACTTTACGCCTGAGCGTTTTGAGCGTGAAACTGGAGTTAGTGCAGAGCTTATCACTAATGCTGCAAGAATGTATGCAAAAGCTGGGACTGCAGCCATTTGCTACACTATGGGAATAACACAATTTACAGACGGAACGTCAAATGTATTCTCTCTTTCAAATTTAGCGTTAATTACTGGAAATTTAGGTAAAAAAGGTGCTGGAGTAAATCCGCTTCGTGGGCAAAACAACGTTCAAGGCGCCTGTGATATGGGGGCTTTGCCAAATGTCATACCAGCTGGAACGGTAAATAGTACTTATGCACAAGAACAAGCAAGAAAGGTATGGCACTTTGAGCTAAATCCAAAACCAGGCATAAAACTCACTCAAGCACCAGATAAAATGGATAGCGGTGAGCTAAAACTGCTATATGTCTTTGGCGAAAATCCAGTAATGAGCGATCCTTGGACGGAGCACTTCGTTCACGCTGTGCATCATCTTGACTGTTTTATCGTTCAAGATCTATTTTTAACAGAGAGTGCACAAAAAGCAGACGTTGTATTACCTGCTGCTGGTTGGGGAGAAAAGGACGGAACGTTTATCAACACTTCTCGCCGTGTTCAACGCACCAGAAAAGCTAGTGAACCTGTAAATGGCGTCGAGCCTGACTGGAAAGTGGTGTGCAATATAGCAAACAAAATGGGGCTTGATGGCTTTAACTTTGGCAACGTAGAGCAAGTTTGGAACGAGCTTAGAGAGCTTATGCCAAAATTCTTTGGCGGTATAAGCTATTACAGACTAGAAAAGCTAGGCGGTATATCTTGGCCTTGCCCTGACGAGGATCATCCTGGAACGCCTGTACTTTATACGGACAAAAACTCAATGCTAGAGGATAAGAAATTTAGATTTGCACCAGTCATTTACGTAGATGATAAGCAAAAACGTGCCGACGCTGAGCATGAATTTAGAGCAAGACTTGGCATACCTGATAGCTATCCAGTAGGCTCTGGCACACTTAGCGAAACGCCTGATGAGGTCTATCCTTGTTTATTTACAACTGGACGAAAAGTATTCCACTATCACACAGGTACTATGACTAGAGAGTGCCCTGCTCTTGAGTATGGTGCAGGTGTTGAGGGAGCGCTAATAGAGGTAAGTCCAGATATCGCAAGAGAGCGTGAGCTAGAGGAGGGTTGCTATGCCTTGGTTGAGAATAAACGTGGCAAAATAGCAGCTAAATTACGTATAAATCCTGACTTAAAAGAGGGTACGATATTTACGACATTCCATTATAGCGAAGCTGACGGCAACGAACTTGCAAACGCGTCAGATCCAGATCCGCTATCAGGCATAACTCCGCTTAAGATGACGATAGCAAATATTAGAAAACTAAACGAAGATGAGTTTATAAAATTTAGAGAGCAAAACGAGATGAGTATGCACTCTGAAAGACCTTATCTATCCGTTAAACGTTAA
- a CDS encoding winged helix-turn-helix transcriptional regulator, which translates to MKRIALLSSDFEFGIGLGAELYRFNFRINQFKTEAEIKSDFESGTRYDLYIFDLKAKNLNLNLVKFLREAQNFTPIMLILDESIPENFKRIYYARVDGFIIREFCYAEILFHIFKLTKTLLGSKFEFRNGLVFDKNSLCITYENQNIYLGKKEGLLLEALAKNSPHVVTFDELEYHVYHNESVSPDRLRSLIREIRAKLPLELITTVRGIGYKIE; encoded by the coding sequence ATGAAACGCATAGCTTTATTATCCAGCGATTTTGAGTTTGGTATCGGTCTTGGTGCCGAACTCTATCGTTTTAATTTTAGAATAAATCAGTTTAAAACAGAGGCAGAGATTAAATCTGATTTTGAGTCTGGAACGAGATATGACCTTTATATTTTTGATCTAAAGGCTAAAAATTTAAATCTAAATTTGGTTAAATTTTTAAGAGAAGCTCAAAATTTTACGCCAATTATGCTGATTTTAGATGAGAGTATTCCTGAAAATTTTAAGAGAATTTACTACGCAAGGGTTGATGGATTTATTATCCGTGAGTTTTGCTATGCAGAAATTTTGTTTCATATTTTTAAACTCACAAAGACGCTTTTGGGGTCAAAATTTGAGTTTAGAAACGGACTTGTTTTTGATAAAAACAGCCTTTGTATTACCTACGAAAACCAAAATATCTATCTTGGCAAAAAAGAGGGGCTTTTACTTGAGGCGTTAGCCAAAAATAGTCCGCACGTGGTTACGTTTGATGAGCTTGAGTATCACGTGTATCATAATGAGTCAGTTTCCCCAGATAGACTTCGCTCTCTTATTCGTGAGATAAGGGCAAAGCTCCCACTTGAGCTAATTACCACCGTTAGAGGCATAGGCTATAAAATAGAGTAG
- a CDS encoding cytochrome c3 family protein — MVLPVHYALEETSGEKFCVVCHEMDPMVISYTKDIHSGIGKTGVRAKCVDCHLPHDNLAKYVYQKAKNGVIEGYIHFFGEPENIDWVKNRKNNTHYVFDNGCTSCHANVLDNKELSEQAQKMHAHYAKLLGTDKEIKCVSCHNSVGHAGELRNYLEYWKPTYKIYENKMLEKKIEQKRKYFGDEYTPSKSEQEFINSKANKPASTH, encoded by the coding sequence ATGGTTTTACCAGTTCATTATGCCCTAGAAGAGACTAGTGGAGAGAAATTTTGTGTGGTATGTCACGAGATGGATCCGATGGTAATCTCATACACCAAGGATATTCATAGCGGTATAGGCAAAACTGGGGTTAGAGCAAAGTGTGTTGATTGTCACTTGCCACACGATAACCTAGCAAAATATGTCTATCAAAAGGCAAAAAATGGTGTGATAGAGGGCTATATACACTTCTTTGGAGAGCCAGAAAATATTGACTGGGTAAAAAATAGGAAAAATAACACCCACTATGTATTTGATAATGGTTGTACCAGCTGTCACGCTAATGTCTTAGATAACAAAGAGTTATCAGAACAAGCACAAAAAATGCACGCTCACTATGCAAAGCTTTTGGGTACAGATAAAGAGATAAAGTGCGTAAGCTGTCACAATAGCGTAGGACACGCAGGAGAGCTTAGAAATTATCTTGAGTACTGGAAGCCAACATATAAGATATATGAGAATAAAATGCTTGAGAAAAAGATAGAGCAAAAGCGTAAATACTTTGGCGATGAGTATACTCCAAGCAAGAGTGAGCAGGAGTTTATTAATAGCAAGGCCAATAAACCAGCTTCAACGCACTAA
- a CDS encoding cytochrome c3 family protein has product MKFLKLIFLLFALCLSCFLNADELRQKYPIKPHHESLSFDCVTCHEGQGDDASKFKSIGNKGCLSCHKTKKFMAKRLEFMDTLKANPHNSVHDGPTLYCDECHFEHKKSTNMCVECHEHETPQWMRVTP; this is encoded by the coding sequence ATGAAATTTTTAAAACTAATTTTTTTGCTTTTTGCTTTGTGTTTAAGCTGTTTTTTAAACGCTGATGAGCTTAGGCAAAAGTATCCTATAAAGCCTCATCACGAAAGCTTGTCATTTGACTGCGTTACTTGCCACGAAGGTCAAGGCGATGACGCTTCTAAATTTAAAAGCATCGGCAATAAAGGCTGTTTAAGCTGTCATAAAACTAAGAAATTTATGGCAAAAAGGCTTGAGTTTATGGATACTTTAAAAGCAAATCCACACAACTCGGTTCACGATGGTCCTACGCTTTACTGCGATGAGTGCCATTTTGAGCATAAAAAATCAACAAATATGTGTGTTGAGTGCCATGAGCACGAAACTCCACAATGGATGAGGGTAACGCCGTGA